In Phycisphaerae bacterium, the genomic stretch GTCTCGTGAACCGGAGAGCGTCGTTGCAGTTGTTCGTTCGCGTGACAGCTTTGTTCGCGATCGCGCTGGGTGTGTCGTCCGTCGCGTCGGGGATGATCCAAGCGGGAACCCCCGTTGCCGCGAACATCGAGGGTCCGTGGGCGTACCCAGCGGCCGCGAACCCTGGCACGTCTGAGCTCGCCTGGTCAGCCCAGATCAACGAACCGGCGGCCACCTACATCGCGATTCACTTTGTGGACTTCGATCTGGCTCCCGGCGACTACCTCTTGGTGTCGGATGCCCAGGGAGGACAGACCTACACACTTGAAGGCAAGGGCAAGATGGACCGCGGGACCTTCTGGTCCCAGCACATCAAGGGCGGGGCGGTCCTTCTCCAGTTGATGGTCTCCAGCCTGACCGGGGGACAAGGCTTCCGGATCGACCAGTACGTGACCGGTTTTCTCGACCTGGGCCCGGCCCCTGGAACGGCCGGCTCTGCAGCCAACACCCCAGCGTCAATGGACATGGCCATCGGGGAGGCCGCCGCCATGAGTCGGTCCGTCCAGGCCCTGTGCGGTATCGACGACAAACGCAACGCCGCCTGTTTCAAGGATTCTCA encodes the following:
- a CDS encoding trypsin-like peptidase domain-containing protein; translation: MQLFVRVTALFAIALGVSSVASGMIQAGTPVAANIEGPWAYPAAANPGTSELAWSAQINEPAATYIAIHFVDFDLAPGDYLLVSDAQGGQTYTLEGKGKMDRGTFWSQHIKGGAVLLQLMVSSLTGGQGFRIDQYVTGFLDLGPAPGTAGSAANTPASMDMAIGEAAAMSRSVQALCGIDDKRNAACFKDSHPLVYDRSRPVARLLINGSSLCTGWLVSPQNHLLTNEHCISSELDAVNTDYEFMAEAPNCEDANSPLGFRGTVISGATFVQSNLDLDYALLQFTAASPVDTYGYLQVDNRITAVGEQVFI